The Gadus macrocephalus chromosome 1, ASM3116895v1 DNA window aggccatatcgcccatccctaacCACAacgatacatgttagtttaatgttacCACGATACATGTTAACATGaaacatgttagtttaatgtaatcgtgatacatgttagtttaatgtaacatgatacatgttattttaatgtaaccataatacatgttagtttaaagTTACCATGATACGTTTTAGTTTAacgtaaccatgatacatgttagtttaatgtaacactTACCAATTTTCTTCCTCGGAATAATGGGTATGATTATTAAAGCGATTACCAGTATGACTGGTATTATTCCTGCCACATGTCCTCTCTCTGAACCATGTTCTCCACACTCAGAATCAGTGGAATCAGTTCCTGGTTTTATCTGCACCCGTCCCACAGATTCACATCTGAAAGGAGAAGGACCAGACAACAGGTTTAGTTGTACCGTGTGTAGTGTACTCCTGGTccaaaggtactgggtttgatccaaTTATTGTACTGTATTGTTTAATGAACACCCGCTTAAATCCTGCGGAGTTGGCATGACGATGCACCTGAGAATGTGAGAATCTGAGAATGTTCCCCTTGTACATTTGAGGCACTCCGTGTCTTTGTCTGCTGTTCCTGTATGAATATTCATGTTTTATTGAAACACAACCATTTGCAGAGGTAGTGCAAACATTGCATTTATCAATTGTGACcaaaaatatggcttttaacttctgcaatataaaataaaagcaACCAGCTGAAATCCCACATGCCAGTAGGCATAAAGGGCAGTAAGTAATTAAAAAGGTTTTCCTGGCCATCTACTCATTACCAGACTGTTGTAGATGATCATGCAGTAACTTGCACACTAATACATTAAATCGCAAGAAGATGGATGGCATGGCTGAATATATTCAGTAGATGTCAATTTATTTAGCCTAACTACTTATCTATACCAAATCATTGTTGACGTTCACCGATATAGAACACCAACCTCTTTGACCGATGTATTGACCAGCACTGCAGCTCAGACGGTGTCTCTGAGTGGCCCTACATCCACCTCTACGAGAGTCAATACAGAAGAATCCATCCAGGACCTCACACACAGCATCAGATGTTGATGAACACGACCTCTTCACCTTCAGGCCgagacctgtcaatcacaaaaGTTACAGAGGAACCTGAGAGGATGAGAAGGTTGTCTGAGGATGTCTTTGATTAGAATAACTTGATAGGAACAGAAGGGAAGTATTCAGTGCCTTCAAGGGGCATCTAGGCATCTGTTACCCTCATTAATCTAAACTCAAGTTTCTCATTCCTTCCCTGTTACTCAGTATTCATGCTCTTGTTTAAGGGGGAAAGGGTTCTAAAGGACATGGGTACATATCACTGAGCTAATAAGTTGAAAAGTGAAAATGTACCTGCATCACAATGTTGACATGAAAAGCATTGTTCACGCCCATTGTCGCCATCTTGGAAAGTACCTTCTGTGCAAGATGCACATGATGTACTCCTGGATTGATTGCAATGTCTACTAACATACATTCCTGTTGGAACCAAAACAATTGACTATGTTGAAAAAACCAAAATGCTAACAAAATAACATTCCAAATTAGAGTTTTTTGAACCAGGTAATTAGTCAGGATATTGTCTCTTACCTGGGGGACAGGTTGGACAACAGCCCTCTTCTGTACTGTCTTCTGCTTGGCGACAATTTGCTGATGCAGTTGCATTGtcaatataataaatatgaaataaaagTAAATATATCTTGAAAATAAATTccaaaatgaaaaacaacattttcCAATCTGTTTTAATCTAAACAATCAAAATGTTAATTTGAGGGCAGCAAAGTTGTGTGGCTGCAattaatttgtaaaaaaaaaagtgtaaaataaGGTTTAGTGTTTTGCTTTCACTTAAGTTATATGGGCCACAGTGGCTGCCATTTCATCATTGGCATGCATGTTGACATTCTGAAATAACTAgggataaataaaaaaaaaggcagctAATGAATGCAACATTTTACAAGAAAGAATTCCGAATGAACGTGTGATGTGAACGaattcattgtgttttctcagcGTGACCAGGAGCCACCTAGTGGCCGTATGTGATGAAGAATAGTCTCTTAGGGTAGACCCACTGAACGGGAAAACTCAATCgaaacacattttaaatgagTTGCCATCAGATATGACCTCTTTCCCAACATTTACCAGAAACATCcatttgatgttttgtgagaTTAATATTGTGGCGAGCAACACGGGAAGGACgggacgggagcccaggttcagCAGTTATACATCTCTCGCGCCCCTTACGCCGCACGACTCCGAGAGTTGCCTTTATTGGACAAACACAtcaaacaccaaaacacactcaaCATAACTATTTAACATAACCGTGACGGTGTCGGGAATAATAACTGAATACCACACAGTTACACTAACCCACCCATAGAGACAAATCCCACACAATGTCTGTCGCAAAGGATCTATAGGAGGTGCCAGAGGTCCAATTTGCGAttgtccaaccccccccccccccccccattataataataataataataatatctttatttatatagcaccttttaaaggtgctatataaataaagatattattataattattattagtcTAAGCACATCAGATAATTAATAGCACTAACTGTACAACTATTTGGAAATAAGCCACACCTACATGTTCtacccaggtaaacctttggtctgtcttggcttaagcggaaatggcaaagtggccatgtttgtagtctttaACTTATCTACAAAATCATAAaaccttatatggtgttgtcTATTATGTGgagaagaaaccattcataactgttgtcagcttgaaacatgtcatcagaTATAGCATAGACTAAAATCCTTTACATCATTCCCCCTTTGAGGCTGAAAGACTCACATAACGTGATGTAAACAAACTGCACATGAATTGCTATAGGTCAGCAAATGTCAATGACAGAACTTCATGTGAAATAATGCGAGGCCTTTGGCAAACATTGATTCTTTGACTGGTGTCTGGCGTCCTGGTAGCTGGGTCACCTCCTCTAAACGGCCGTGGAGTTCTCTTTGCTTCACCATGACCACGACTGAGCGCACCCTAGAGGTGAACCCCCCGCGCTCCATGGACTTCACTCCGTGGCTCTGATAGGAGGGATCCGCTGTAGTGGgagtctgtgtggatgtgtccaCCGCGTCCACGTCGTCCTCTAGGTCACTGTCCTGTGAGTAATCACACAAAGGGCACAGCATCAGGGTTGGGGAACATACAGTGGTAGGCATAAAAGGAGGCACCCATGATAAACTCGACTaaaaagaggaatacaaattaACCTTTCGGAAATTGATCTTAATGCCTTAATTAAACTAATGAGGAAAAATCCAACCTTTAAGGACAACAAtttgctttgtgaatgaataatgtattgtaaataaatagatgttcTCCGTTAAAATACAGGGTGCGTAAGTATAGACACCCTTATGTTAAATTCCCatatttatctatttttaaAAGCCAGTTATTTCATGGATCCTGGATACTATGCATTCTGACGAATTCACTTAGGCCTTTGGAAATAAAATAGCCCGACATCACCACATACCCTTCACCACACCTAGAGATGGGCATGGTTTTATTTCAGTTAGCCTATTAGCTGGTTTGATTTGCATTGAGAAATGGCTAACTAACAGCTATTAGGCTAACTGAAAAGAACCATGCCAATCTCTAGGTATGGTGAACTCTGTGATTCACCGTGCAAAAAAGTGATTCCAAGTCCTTGTTGGTTATGTGTGTTATACTCAGCTTTGATGGTGTCTGAGTCAGTGTGGATGTGTCCGCCGCGTCCACGTCCTCCTCTAGGTCACCGTCCTGGGAGTAATCACACAAAATGGGCACAGCATCAGGGTTGGGAAACATAAATGACATCTGAATTGCATCAGCAAATCTTACAAAGAAAAGAATAGTGATTCCAAGTCATTGTTGGTTATATTTGTGTTATACTCAGCTTTGATGGTGTTAAAGGGGTGACTCTAGATCGGAAACCAGAGTCGGTGAAACGTTGGTGGGAGGTGTTGTTGGATTTCTGTCTTGGACCGCTATAGTTTCAGGGATAGTTATGGTATGTTCTGGTTGGTCCCTGGTTGGTTCAGGACCGTCAGTGGACCTTAGGGGTTTAGTTTCTGGAAGAGAAGGCAGCAGAGAGTCAGGACATACAGCCAGCCTCCACATGCAGCAACACTCTTTTGGTAACGTCTGTTTTTTCTGCACCTTCCGCAAACAATTGTGTCTCTCTGATGACCAGTAAGATTCTCTGGTAAAGCTGTTCTGCagtgctctccctctccccccttcccctcctccctctcctcctccctctcctcacccttaGAGTAGCCTTCATTTCCCTCACTCTCAacacctccatcctcctccatcACATCTTCACTATCTGGGCTGAAGGCTGAAGGGTGGAGCAGCTCTGCAGCTGGTTGTTCTCAGGTGGAGATGaggacacaaccagacacacaaccagacactcACAACATttgacacaacaacaaccagatCAAATTTCCACCCTACACAGCCAGACACAGGCGCAGAACAGCTATTGAATTTTATTTTaacgcacccacccacacacacacacacacacacacacacacacacacacacacacacacacacacacacacacacacacacacacacacactacctgttGGACGGTAGTCTTGGCTCAACTCCTTCCTCTGTGTCTCCatctaaataaaatataatcaaATTATTTACGTACCCATGTCCTTTAGAAACCTTTCCCCCTTAAACGAGACCATGAATACTGAGGTGCATCATTGAATAAATATCACTCAGAATAAGTTCACACACATTGTTGTATTCTGTGTCAACCCAGTAATAACACATACCTTTGATTGCGGAGTTGATTCTATATAGTGATAAACAACACAGTCACATGTAAGGAAAGCAGTCACTATCATTTAGCAAAACGATAAtgcatgttagtttaatgtaaaatgatacatgttagtttaatgtaaaatGATACATGttacaggggttctcaaagttttgacaactgagggccaatttaggaacccaaaatttgactgagggcagccaaaggaaaaaaataattggcgggaaacgccgtcagcatcccagtggtcaaAGAAAACATTGCACGTGGACCTCCGggtgtgaggtcaagtgaggtctaaatcacgaaactgaggttcagcctttctaagtaatgtacagtcggattaaaactaacaaatgtaaaaggatttaattgaaagctagagagagtcgacttttctctttatatttattgatatttgtttaaattaatattgatataataataaataaaaactaaaaaaatctttttttataacttacataattatgtatgtcattgcgggccgccaagAAGGATTcggcgggccgccattggcccgcgggccgcactttgagaaccaatggtttAATGTAACCCTGATACACGTTAGTTTAATGTTTCACTTACCTCTCATTTTCTTCTTCAGAATAATGGCTATGATTAAAGCCATTAAAGCCATTACCAGCATGACTCCTGGTATTACTCCTGCCATTAGTCGTGTCTTTGGACCATGTTCTCCACATTCAGAATCAGTTGAATCGGTTCCTGGTTTCATCAGATTCAGTCCCATAGATTCACATCTGAGATGAGAAGGACCAGACAACACGTTTAGTTTCAGGGTGTGTAGTGTATATCCTATACTGGGGGGAGGATAGTAGACTGGGGATTTGACTCCTGGTCCAAaagtactgggtttgatccccaatgtccacaaccTTCCTGTAGGCCTTCAGGTATATTCTTGTTCTTGAGCTAGCTGCCTTACCCCTACCTAAtcctaatgacctgtatctgccTCTATTAGAAATGACTGAACGACACATtggatgaaatgaaatgaatgtCACGTTTGATTATCAATTTTTATGATAAAATGGAAAAGTAAACTACGGAACACAATGATTGCTAAAAAATAAGCCACTGCTAATAATAAGCCACACCAATACACATATGGTATATTGCCCAGGCCTGATGCTAAAAGTCCCATTAATGTACTCTGTATTGATAAATAAACTATAATATTCACTTACTTTGTGTGGTTCTGACAAGACAATGATGCACCATCTGAGAATGTTCCATCAGTACAGTGAAGGCACTCTGTGTCTTTATCTGCTGTTCCTGTAGGAATATAAAGATGTTTTATTAGAACAAGCTCATTCTCAGATGTGGTGTGAACATTACATTTGTGTAAGTTTGGAGATCGCAAGCTGcaagaaggaagaagaaaacaGAGAATTGTATTTCAAAGGAGTTTCTGTCTACTCATAGTCAGACTGTTACATTAAATATTAAGAAGCAGGATGGCCCCTACTAGGGCTGAATATATTCTGGAGGTGTTTAAAGCCACACTTTAAAGTTCAGGTCTCTCTTGTTAAAGAAGTATCATACCTCAACAATACGTCCTGAATAaattaaaggttaaataaaaaaggCAGTTAAATAAAGTTGATGTGCAGTATATATAGAACACCAACCTCTTTGACCGATGTATTGACCAGGACTGCAAACCGTGTGTCTCTGAGCTGTCCTACATCCACCTCTGTTAGAGTCACTACAGAAGAATCCATCCAGGACCTCACACACAGCATCTGATGTTGATGAACACGACTTCTTCACCTTCAGACCgagacctgtcaatcacaacagtTACAGAGGGACCTGAGAGGATGAGAAGGTCGTCTGAGGAAGTCTTAGATTAGAATAACTTGATAGGAAAAGAAGGGGAGTATTCAGTGCATTCAAGGGGCATCTAGGCACCTGTTACCCTCATTAATCTAAACGCATGCTTCTCATTCCTTCCCTGTTACTCAGTATTCACGGTCTTGTTTAAGGGGGTAAACGTATTAAATGACATGGGTACATATCACTGAGCTAATAAGTTGAAAAGTGAAAATGTACCTGCATCACAATGTTGACATGCAAAGCATTGTTCACGCCCATTGTCGCCATCTTGGAAAGTACCTTCTGTGCAAGATGCACATGATGTACTTCTGAATCCTGTGCAATGTCTACTAACAAACATTCCTGTTGGAACCAAAACAATTGACTatgtataaaaaacaaaaattcaaacaaaaaaacattccaAATGAGAGATTTTTGAACCAGCTAATTAGTCAGGATATTGTCTCTTACCTGGTGGACAGGTTGGACAACAGCCCTCTTCTGTACTGTATTCTGCTGGGCGACAATTTGCTGATGCAGTTGCATTGTCAATAAAATACATATGAAATAAAAGTAAATATATCTGGAAAAATAATTcaacattgaaaaaaaacattttcaatttgtattaacCTAAACCATCAAAAAGTTGTGTGGCTGCAATTCATCTATTGCAAAATACGGTGCGATGTTTTGACATGCTTTCATTCCAAAGTTATATGGGCAACACTTAATATTTTGGCtgccataggcctacatatcatcaTTGCCATGTTGACGCTCTGAAATATCTGGGGAGAGATTAAAAAAAGGCAGTTAATGAATGCAATATTTTACAAGAAAGGAATCCGAATGAATGTGTGATGTGAATGATTTCATTGTGTTTTCAGTGTGACCAGGATCCAACTAGTGTATGGGGTCAAACAGTCTCattgaatgatcgtacgagcgtggatccatcgttatcgggccagttcaaatacaaatgcaaacaagttcacagatgaaaagcgtcttgtaaaTTCAATTTAAACACTTtgtataaatgtaacaacatccaaaaaTTTTCTttatgaaaattgcaaatattcaTTTTCATTCATACATTTATGGATGTATAttaaatttatttaaaacaagaaaaaaacaatttgtgtttggatcagaaatgtgtttgtgaaacttatttttgtttacggaattattttacatttatacataccgatatccatttgtgtgtgcattgaaatgtatttgtgacaagagagtaatttatatataaatcacaaaatacatttgtgaatccttctctgtgcattcattattaatgagactgttctgaccccactCCATACTAGTCCCCCAACGTTCACCAGATGTTTTGTAATtaatattgtggcgagcagcacgggCAGGATGAGACGGGAGCCCACGGTCGACACACAATACCACCATTCGAATAATATTAACCAACTGTTTTTAACAACATCATTACACCAACATGagaaataggcctactatgtAAACATTTGATGAACAAAATAACGTCTCTTAAACTTACTTTCGAGCAATGTGGTTTTTTTTAGGAAAAGATCAATAGATCAGGTTAGGATTACAAGACtgtacaaaacacaacacagttGGTGCCTCAGCACGCTGCTTGGGAAATTAAAACCACCAAGGAAAGGGATTAATTAAACGTTCTTTTAAAATAGTGTGAACAAATCCATTATTAATTCACTCACTTAACCAGCAATAAATGCATTGTTTAATACACCGTTCCAAACACTTTTGAACCTTGGCTCCCGTCCGGTCATTACGTTACGGCTCGCCACAATATTATacttcccccccacctcccccctgatCATGTTTGGTATCTTAGTATGGGAAAATGATTAAACATTCATTAACTATTTCCGTTGCAATGTTCTTCCTCTTTTTCCTGTTTCAGGCCAACTCAAGCCTTCCTTTAAATTAATGGCATAATAACATTTGTTATAACTGCGAATCCCCAATTGAAATATAAACGAACTAATTTAATCTGATACAACTAGAATATCATATGAGATTAAAGGACAGAGTTTAGTTTACCTTAATTTTAAGAACTTCAACTTTGAGAGAACCCCCCGCCCTTCAAATGTGGTGATTTGTGGTGAATTCCAGAGAATGTCTGCTGTTTACCAAAGTGAAGGAAGCATGCCCAAGTTGCCAACGGCCGCCTATTTACGGACGTCATAACGCCGACAAGCGCCTATGAGAACACAGCTGAAATGCGCGCCATTTTCGCGTCCTGAGTTTTTGAAGGATGCATCTGCaggcatggacctattaaactTGGAtcgcagtgcatacttccgcaatccaccagtgctcagcggccaagcctggtattgcagttgttttagcgggctgtggacgggtccctcgattcatggTGTCCCAGAAGCAGATATTCACtcccgttcactccaatacaagtggcgAACAAGAATCTGTCTCCGCAAAAAtattctggatatcaatcaaaggctcataattatctttatacgaTGTAAGCCTTCtaataaaatgtaagttttctcttttcaaaacgccaccttgAGTGTTTTATTAGCCTTTgtttgcaggagaaggagaacgcCTTTATCAGTATGACTCCTGGTATTATTTCTACCACATGTCCTCTCCCTGTACAATTTTCTCCACATTCAGAATCAGTTCCTGGTTTCATCAGATTCAGTCCCACAGATTCACATCTGAGATGAGAAGGACCAGACAACAGGTTTAGTTTGAGGGTGTGTAGTGTACATCCTATCCTTGGGGGAGGATAGTAGACTGGGGGTTTGTCTCCTGGTccaaaggtactgggtttgatccccaatgtccacaaccAACCTGTAGGCCTTCAGGTATATTCTTGTTCTTGAGCTAGATGCCCGACCCCTACCTGAtcctaatgacctgtatctgccTCTATTAGAAATGACTGAACGACACTTTGgatgaaatgaaaataaaaatcatgTTTGATTATCAAGCTTTTATGATACTTTTGCATTTTCTTCTGTGTAAGATGCACATGATGTACTTGTGAATTCTGTGCAATGTCTACTAACATACATTCCTGTGGGAACCAAACAAATCGACTAtgtggaaaaaacaacaatacaaacaaaataacattCCAAATTAGAGATTTTGGTGCCAGCTAATTAGTCAAGATATTGTCTattacttttggacaggttggACAACAGCCCTCTTCTGTACTGTATTCTGCTGGGCGACTGATGCAGTAGCAttgtcaataaaataaatatgaaacaaaAGTAAATGTATCTTGAAAATTAATtcaacattgaaaaaaaaacattttcgaATTTGTATTAACCTAAAGTTTTCCAACAGTTATTTTGAGGGCAGCAAAGTTGTGTGGCTGCAATTAATCTATTGCAAAATAAGGTTTATTGTTTTGACATGCTTTCATTCCAAAGTTATATGGGCAACACTTTATATTTTGGCTGCCATATCATCATTGCCATGCATGTTCACGTTCTGAAATATCTGGGGAGAGATTAAAATAGGCAGTTAATGAATGCAATATTTTACAAAAAAGAAATCCGAACGAATGTGAGATGTGAATGAATTCATTGTGTTTTCAGCATGACCAGGAGCCACCTAGTGGCCTTATGTGATAGGGGAGAATAGTCTCTTTGGGGAGACCAACTCAACGGGAAACCTCAAACGAAACagattttaaaggtcccatggcatgcgactttatggatgctttaatatagatattagtgggcccctaacacagtatttgaagaggttcccgaaattcagccgtggtgcagaattacagccactacaagTTTGTTCTGAGTTGTCCCCTCACCGCTCGATGACTCAATCTATTATATTTTTCAACCATGCTTAAGCAGAGTTGCATTGATCTTGACCCAGTGTTTAACTCATTCACAGTCATGCTCAAAAACGATCGATTATATCAGTggcgcgggaagtaggggtgcggCAGGTGCTGAAACACCCCCTGGTGGCGaagctttaaaggtcccatggcatgcaactttatggatgctttaatatagttATTAgagggcccctaacacagtatttgaagacgttcccgccTCACAGAGCACACCTCGCTCCTCTAGTTATTAACCCCTCGCTTGTATTTGTGCATTTTTGAGCGTACGTGAGACCTATAGGCTGCCAGGaagttggaggggggggggggaatcagacTGAGGAGGGTGGACTGGGAGTGAGACAGATCCATTATGTGTGGGGCTTGAGGGTGGGGCTGGATCCAGTCTCTGGTCACCATGATGATCATCTATAGTTTCAGGGATAGTTATGGTATGTTCTTGTTGGTCCCTGGTTGGTTCAGGACCGTCAGTGGACATTAGTGGTGTAGTTTCTGGAAGAGAAGGCATCAGAGAGTCAGGACATACAGCCAGCCTCCACATGCAGCAACACTCTTTTGGTAATGTCTGTTCCTTCTGCACCTTCCGCAAACAATTGAATTTGCGGAAGGTCATCCGCAACTCGGATGATCAGTAAGCTTCTCTGGCAAAGCTGCTAGGCAGTGCTCTCCtgctccccccttcccctcctgtcctctcctcctccctctcctcacccttaGAGTAGCCTTCATTTCCCTCACTCTCAacacctccatcctcctccatcACATCTTCACTATCTGGGCTGAAGGCTGAAGGGTGGAGCAGCTCTGCAGCTGGTTGTTCTCAGGTGGAGATGaggacacaaccagacacacaaccagacactcACAACATttgacacaacaacaaccagacTAAATATCCACCCTACACAGTGCGGCAACCCGGCCGTTGCCAATTAAGAAGATGAAGAACCTGAGGAACGGGTGGAGAAGCAGCTTCAATAGTCCGCtcctccactcattcggggctctcccagccctggagctcctgc harbors:
- the LOC132463355 gene encoding tumor necrosis factor receptor superfamily member 14-like isoform X25; translated protein: MLNILMVNTNWKMFFFNLEFIFKIYLGLLLFHIYIIDNATASANCRPAEYSSEEGCCPTCPPGMHVNRHCTEFRSTSCASCTEGTFQDGNNGREQCFSCKHCDAGLGLKVKKSCSSTSDAVCEVLDGFFCSDSNRGGCRTAQRHTVCSPGQYIGQRGTADKDTECLHCTDGTFSDGASLSCQNHTKCESMGLNLMKPGTDSTDSECGEHGPKTRLMAGVIPGVMLVMALMALIIAIILKKKMRESTPQSKMETQRKELSQDYRPTETKPLRSTDGPEPTRDQPEHTITIPETIAVQDRNPTTPPTNVSPTLVSDLESPL